A genome region from Deinococcus sp. KNUC1210 includes the following:
- a CDS encoding PaaI family thioesterase, protein MNERDLPPAERLKLVNERSVGHLPGLIGIVFTEMTPDVIRAELTIRPELLAPNGFLHAATVIALADTACGYGCRLLLPESAVGFTTIELKSNFLGTALAGTITCEATPVHTGRTTQVWDAEVRNAEGKRMALFRCTQAVLYGKGKEQGNG, encoded by the coding sequence GTGAATGAACGTGACCTTCCCCCAGCCGAACGCCTGAAGCTGGTCAACGAGCGCAGCGTGGGCCACCTGCCCGGCCTGATCGGCATCGTCTTTACCGAGATGACGCCCGACGTGATCCGCGCCGAACTGACGATTCGCCCTGAACTGCTGGCCCCCAACGGCTTTCTGCACGCCGCCACCGTCATTGCGCTGGCCGATACCGCGTGCGGCTACGGCTGCCGTCTGCTGCTGCCCGAGTCGGCGGTGGGCTTCACCACCATCGAACTCAAATCCAATTTTCTGGGAACGGCGCTGGCGGGTACCATCACCTGCGAGGCCACACCCGTCCATACAGGCCGCACCACCCAGGTCTGGGACGCCGAAGTCAGGAATGCCGAGGGCAAGCGCATGGCCCTGTTTCGCTGCACACAGGCGGTGCTCTACGGCAAGGGGAAAGAGCAGGGGAATGGGTAA